The Mesomycoplasma hyopneumoniae J genome contains the following window.
AACCGGCAATTAAATTAATAAGAGTTGTTTTACCGATTCCTGATTGGCCAACTACAAAAGTCACTTTGTTTGAAGGAATTTCAAGATTTAGTGAACTAAAAATAAATCTATTATCAATTTTTTTTGTTAAATTTTGAATTTTAATCATTTTTCCTCAGGCCTAAAATTAAAAAACTTGTAAATTTTTTTATATAAAAATAAAAAATCACGAATGTGATTTTAGATTACCTTAATAAAGTTGCGACATCTTTTCGATATGTTTTATAAGAAATTAATAGGTAAATAAATGACATAGAAAAAAAACTAATTAACCAAGTCAAAAGAAAAATTACGATAATTTGTAAATAATCGGGCTGAAATAAGTTTTGATTTAGAATTATTTTGTAAAATTCCGGGACAATCAAAATTGATAAAACAATACCTACAAAAAATACAAAAACACTAATAATTATTAAATTTAATCAATGGTACATGAAAATTTCTAGCGTTTTGCCGCCTAGTGATTTTAAAACTGCTATCGATTTTTTCTTAAAATTAGAAAGATTTACAGCATAAACACTAACAAAAATCAATAAAGTAATACCAAGAACAATAATCGATGCAAAAATAGACATAATTAAGGTAAATTGGGAGGCAAAGAAAAACTGCCTTACTTCATCAGGTCCGCCAGAGGTGAAATAATAACGTTTGACACCAGATTTACCATATTTATCTAAAAAATCCTGAATGTTATTATAAAGATTTTCTTGATTAAAAAAGACTAAAAATTCACTAGGATGTACATGGTTGAAAAAATTTTCAATTTCACTATTAAAAATTACTATATTCTTTGGTTCTTCTGAAGCATTATTAGTAGTTTTATCAGCATCAAAAATACCAACAACTTTAAAAATATAATAACTATTAAAAGTAGTATTAATTTCTATTAATTTTCCAATTTTATTAGTAATATTAGAGCTAACTGCAATTTCATCAAATGACCGAGGTAAATTACCTTTAGTTAAATTTATTGAATTTGCCTGGCTTGAATTTTGATAAAAAGATTTGCTAATAGTCGGAGTTTCAATTGTCGTATTACCACTTGCCCTTCAATCACTAAAGTCAAGAGAATAAAAATTATCTGGTAAAATTTCGAATTGATGAAAATTTTTGTATGATTCTTCATATCCCTTTTCATATGTTGTCTTTAATTTATTTGTATGAATTAAAGAGAACTTAGGCTGATCATAATTTTTTTCTTCAATTACTCCAACAATTTTTACTTCTTCAAAATGGTTAGAATAAAAAATTTTTATTTTTTTTCCTATTGGGTTTGAGATTTCAAGTTGATTAATAATTTTCTCAGGTAAAATAACATCGTCTTGATTAGATATAAAATTATTATTAAATTTTTGGCTTTTAATAATGTCAGCAAATCTATTTTTAAAAAAATCTGACTCATCAACAGGGAAAATTGGGCCTGTTGAAACTTTTTTATCATCATAACTAAATTTAAATGATTGTAAATCAGAATATATTGGTATTATATTCTCTATTTTTGGGTTTTCCTTTTTAAGTTTTTCTAATTCATTAATATGTAAGGAGGCAAGCCCCTTTTCGCTTACGTTTAAGGTGTCTAAATTATATTGAACAATGTTGTCAAAATTAATATTTTTAGCAGAAATATTTAAGTTAACAAATAAAACTACCCCAAAAATCATTGCTAAAAATGAGACCAAAACAAGAATAAGAGTAGTAATTTTCGATCTAAAATCCGCAAGAGATAAAAGCAACGCGACTTTCACTTTTTGGTAAAAAGACGGTTTTTTATATACTTTATTTTCAGAATTTTCTAAAAAATTATTCGTAGATTTTTGAAGATTTTTTTGGGGTTTGTCTTTATTTTCTATTGATTTAATATTTTCTTTTTCTACATAAATAATTTGATCGGCATATTTTTTTGCAAGCTCTAAATTATGACTTACCACTAAAACAGTCTTATTTTGCGATATTTTAACTAACAAATCAAGTAATGCAATTGAGTTTTCTTGATCTAAGTTCCCAGTTGGCTCGTCAAGCAAAATAAAGTCGGCATTTCTTGATGAACTTCTTAAAAATGCAGCTCTTTGCTTTTCACCACCTGATAAATTCTTAACTAATCGATTTAATTTTTGACTATTTATGTTAATTGCACTAGCTTCGTTTTCAATTTCGTGATTTTCAACATAACGATTTAGAATATGATTTGCAATTAAAATATTATTTTTAATTGAAAGTGATTCTATCAAATTAAAATCTTGAAAAACAACATCGACCAAAGGATTTTCAATTTCATTACCATTTTTAAAAAAAGAAATTTTTCCACTATCTTTTTTAGTAAAACCGGCAATTAAGTTAATCAAGGTGGTTTTCCCAATCCCTGATTTTCCAACAATAAAAGTTATTTTATTTGATGGAATCTCAAGATTTATTGAATTAAAAATAATTTTATTGTTAAATTTTTTTGATAAATTTTGAATTTTTATCATCTAAATAAACCTTTTGCTCGGAATTAAATAATTCAATAGGAACTCTGCTTATATTTTTAGGCCATACTATGCTACCATTCCCTCTTCTGTATCACAATTCATCCTCATCTTCATCAACAACATCAGGCAAAAACGGATCATTAGATTTTATTGAGCTAAACTCATTTTCATCAAGTGCATAACCGCTTGCGTATTGACCAAATCCAGTAATTTGATAGTTTCACCCTGCGGCATGATAATTAATAAATAGCTCACCCCCTTCCTTTTTTTCAAGGGAATTAATAAGTTCTTTAGTATGAGTATCAATGTGTACCGACATATTTGTCATACGGGTCGCTCCCTCGGTAAAAACTCCGCTATATTTTGTTTCACCGTTAAATTCAAAAGAAGGACTAGCATAACCGCCAATTCAAGAATTAACAGATAGTTTTATTTTATCTACAGTATTATCTGTGTTGTTTTCTCATCAATATGAATTTCTTTTAAACCAAATTCTAGCTTTACCCCTCCATTCAACTTTGTCTTGTCTAAAAAAACCACCACGATATACAATTTTTTTTCGGCCATCTATTTTAATATGTAGCTCACCTTTGTTAGTTTTTAATTTTTTGTGTTGGCGATCTCTTTTAGCGTTTACCGAAAATAAAGAAACATCATTATTTCAGGATTGTTGATTTTGATATGAAAATTCTTGAAGTTTATTTTTATAATTATTGCTCGAAAAAGTTTGAGCTTGTATTTTATTATTACCGTTATTACCGTCATGCATAACAAAATTACTATGTGTTGAAGTTGTTAATGCGAATATTGAAAAGGATGCAATTATTAAGCCTAGTAGTTTAGATTTTACTTTGTTCATTATAAGTCACGCATTTAATTAATAAAATTATAACAAAATTTTAGTTTTTTAAATACATTTATTTATTAAATGAAAAAAAATTTAAAAAAATAAAAAATCAAATATTTTTAAAAAAAATTAGCAGAAAGAATTCAGACAATTAGTTTCTTATCTATGATTTTGATTACACCACTTTTGTTAATTTTTTCTAGTATGTTCACTTTAAAAAAATTGGACAAATAATTTACCTCATATAAAAACTTGGGCTTTTATATGATAAGCAACTTTGAAGTCTTTCATTGTTATACCAATTAATAAATG
Protein-coding sequences here:
- a CDS encoding ATP-binding cassette domain-containing protein; protein product: MIKIQNLSKKFNNKIIFNSINLEIPSNKITFIVGKSGIGKTTLINLIAGFTKKDSGKISFFKNGNEIENPLVDVVFQDFNLIESLSIKNNILIANHILNRYVENHEIENEASAININSQKLNRLVKNLSGGEKQRAAFLRSSSRNADFILLDEPTGNLDQENSIALLDLLVKISQNKTVLVVSHNLELAKKYADQIIYVEKENIKSIENKDKPQKNLQKSTNNFLENSENKVYKKPSFYQKVKVALLLSLADFRSKITTLILVLVSFLAMIFGVVLFVNLNISAKNINFDNIVQYNLDTLNVSEKGLASLHINELEKLKKENPKIENIIPIYSDLQSFKFSYDDKKVSTGPIFPVDESDFFKNRFADIIKSQKFNNNFISNQDDVILPEKIINQLEISNPIGKKIKIFYSNHFEEVKIVGVIEEKNYDQPKFSLIHTNKLKTTYEKGYEESYKNFHQFEILPDNFYSLDFSDWRASGNTTIETPTISKSFYQNSSQANSINLTKGNLPRSFDEIAVSSNITNKIGKLIEINTTFNSYYIFKVVGIFDADKTTNNASEEPKNIVIFNSEIENFFNHVHPSEFLVFFNQENLYNNIQDFLDKYGKSGVKRYYFTSGGPDEVRQFFFASQFTLIMSIFASIIVLGITLLIFVSVYAVNLSNFKKKSIAVLKSLGGKTLEIFMYHWLNLIIISVFVFFVGIVLSILIVPEFYKIILNQNLFQPDYLQIIVIFLLTWLISFFSMSFIYLLISYKTYRKDVATLLR
- a CDS encoding IS3 family transposase, which gives rise to MQLELINVEHQNFENITITYQKISSFINWYNNERLQSCLSYKSPSFYMR